A portion of the Paenibacillus sp. PvR098 genome contains these proteins:
- a CDS encoding NAD-dependent epimerase/dehydratase family protein, with amino-acid sequence MKKGMHVIFGAGPLGRAVMEELVHQGCSVRMVHRSGTAEVPPEVELVPGDASEADQVMRISKDADVVYNCTGLPYPMWNHLPQIMNGLIDGVSRTNAILVYGDNLYAYGPVEGKVSESSPYHPVGRKTAVRAQAANMLMNAHRQGKIRAAIGRGPSFYGPGVTLSVLGSGIFDNLIANQPMDALGNIDAPHSLIYIKDFARGLVTLGAMDKALGEIWHVPCDRTTNVRELTQMIATQLEKMPRYRIANKFILTLLSMFNPTMREFQEIFYQYQRPFIMDDSKFRNAFDFKVTSHDEAIRMTLFWYMKGKKPVEF; translated from the coding sequence ATGAAAAAAGGAATGCATGTTATTTTTGGAGCCGGTCCTTTAGGCAGAGCTGTCATGGAAGAGTTGGTTCATCAAGGCTGCAGCGTACGCATGGTCCATAGGAGCGGGACAGCGGAGGTACCGCCGGAAGTTGAGCTGGTCCCCGGTGATGCAAGTGAGGCCGATCAAGTGATGCGTATTAGTAAGGATGCGGATGTAGTCTATAATTGTACGGGTCTTCCGTACCCGATGTGGAATCACCTCCCTCAGATCATGAACGGGTTGATTGACGGGGTAAGCCGGACGAATGCTATTCTAGTTTATGGTGACAATCTATATGCTTATGGCCCTGTTGAAGGGAAGGTGAGCGAGAGCAGTCCTTACCATCCGGTTGGCCGAAAAACAGCGGTTAGAGCACAAGCAGCGAATATGCTGATGAATGCTCACAGACAAGGTAAGATACGAGCGGCTATCGGGAGGGGACCAAGCTTTTATGGACCCGGAGTAACATTATCGGTACTAGGCTCCGGAATATTCGACAACCTAATCGCTAATCAACCGATGGATGCTCTAGGCAATATCGATGCGCCCCACTCGTTAATTTATATTAAGGATTTTGCCCGCGGTCTCGTGACGCTCGGAGCCATGGATAAAGCATTAGGAGAGATATGGCATGTTCCCTGTGATCGAACGACTAATGTAAGAGAGCTTACTCAGATGATCGCCACTCAATTGGAGAAAATGCCCAGGTATAGAATCGCGAACAAGTTTATCCTTACCCTTTTGAGTATGTTTAATCCGACGATGAGAGAGTTTCAAGAGATTTTTTATCAATATCAGCGGCCTTTCATTATGGATGACAGCAAATTTAGAAATGCATTCGACTTCAAAGTGACTTCGCACGATGAAGCGATTCGGATGACATTGTTTTGGTATATGAAGGGGAAGAAGCCGGTTGAATTCTAA
- a CDS encoding DRTGG domain-containing protein, producing MSSESQDLLTKHEQIIRYITELSVGTRISVRKIAQTLEVSEGTAYRAIKEAENQGLVSTKERTGTVRVDRKQRQNIDKLTFAEVVNMVDGEVLGGSGGLEKTLHKFVIGAMQQDAMMRYIEPGSLLLVGNRNKAHMCALEQGAGVLITGGFDTALEVKRLADELELPLISSSYDTFTVATMINRAIYDRLIKKKIMLVEDIIRTDAPVSSLRSYNTVADMEKLMEETGHNRFPVVDEWNRPIGIVTTKDVVGANPSQTVDRLMTRNPITIHPQASVASAAHIMVWEGIELLPVIDTNRKMTGVISRQEVLKAMQYIQMQPQNGETFEDLIWSGFEERRNEEGRLYFRGMITAQMTNHLGTVSEGVLTTIMTQVAYRTAKEHKKGDLILDNFSGYFLKPVQIDSVIEIMPTVIEVSRRFCKIDIEIFHSGARVAKAMLTARVIDQS from the coding sequence ATGAGCTCCGAGTCGCAGGATCTGCTCACCAAGCATGAGCAGATCATCAGATATATTACCGAGCTGAGCGTGGGTACGCGCATTTCGGTTCGCAAAATCGCCCAGACGCTTGAAGTGAGTGAGGGGACCGCGTATCGTGCCATCAAGGAGGCGGAGAACCAGGGGCTTGTCAGTACGAAGGAGCGCACGGGAACCGTCAGGGTAGATCGGAAGCAGCGGCAAAATATCGACAAGCTGACCTTTGCCGAAGTCGTGAACATGGTGGACGGCGAAGTCCTGGGAGGTTCCGGGGGACTGGAGAAGACGCTCCACAAGTTTGTGATCGGCGCTATGCAGCAGGATGCGATGATGCGCTACATCGAGCCTGGGAGCCTGCTGCTTGTCGGCAACCGCAACAAGGCTCATATGTGCGCTTTGGAGCAGGGCGCCGGGGTGCTCATTACCGGCGGATTCGATACGGCTCTTGAGGTGAAACGGCTTGCTGATGAGCTGGAATTGCCGCTCATCAGCAGCAGCTACGATACGTTTACGGTAGCAACGATGATCAACCGTGCGATCTACGACCGGTTGATAAAGAAAAAAATTATGCTGGTGGAGGATATTATCCGTACAGACGCCCCTGTTAGCAGCTTGCGCAGCTACAACACGGTCGCTGATATGGAAAAGCTCATGGAGGAGACAGGGCACAATCGTTTTCCGGTGGTAGATGAATGGAACCGTCCGATCGGCATCGTGACGACGAAGGATGTGGTCGGCGCAAACCCCAGCCAGACGGTGGACCGCCTCATGACCCGCAATCCCATCACGATCCATCCGCAAGCCTCTGTCGCCTCTGCTGCGCATATCATGGTATGGGAAGGCATCGAGCTCCTGCCGGTTATCGATACAAACCGCAAAATGACAGGGGTCATCAGCCGTCAGGAAGTGTTAAAGGCGATGCAGTATATTCAGATGCAGCCGCAAAACGGAGAAACATTCGAGGATTTGATTTGGTCGGGATTCGAAGAGCGAAGAAATGAAGAGGGAAGGCTCTATTTTCGCGGGATGATCACGGCGCAGATGACGAATCATCTGGGAACCGTTTCTGAGGGTGTGCTGACAACAATCATGACCCAGGTAGCCTATCGAACTGCCAAGGAGCATAAGAAAGGGGATCTCATTCTGGATAATTTCTCCGGTTATTTTCTGAAGCCGGTGCAAATCGACAGTGTCATTGAGATTATGCCTACGGTCATTGAAGTAAGCCGGCGTTTTTGCAAGATCGATATCGAGATTTTTCACAGCGGCGCCCGTGTGGCCAAAGCCATGCTAACCGCCCGCGTCATCGACCAATCTTAG
- a CDS encoding YbjQ family protein, with product MIVTTTNSIEGQTIVRYLGLVNGEAIMGANIMRDLFASITDIVGGRSGAYESKLKEARDIAIEEMKSQAIRMGANAVVGIDVDYEVVREGMLMVAVSGTAVYTE from the coding sequence ATGATTGTAACAACCACGAACAGCATTGAAGGCCAAACAATTGTTCGTTATCTTGGGTTAGTCAACGGGGAAGCCATTATGGGGGCCAATATCATGCGCGATCTGTTCGCCTCTATCACCGATATTGTCGGCGGCCGTTCCGGAGCCTACGAAAGCAAGCTGAAGGAAGCTCGCGATATTGCGATTGAAGAAATGAAATCCCAGGCCATACGTATGGGCGCAAATGCCGTCGTAGGCATCGACGTAGACTACGAGGTCGTTCGGGAAGGTATGTTAATGGTAGCGGTCAGCGGAACCGCAGTGTATACAGAGTAG
- a CDS encoding DUF6376 family protein, with translation MWKKRMTVLVILLAMLLSGCGVLNEVNQSLNYVNQATTYINEASAFAEDITALSEQILTDPEARAQLLQKLDDMKQRIQDFNGIEPPKIAQQIHEKLVTYNDTLQQGINDTIQQIQTGVWDPQMLQNSGLLETIGQITNILDQLNQLG, from the coding sequence ATGTGGAAAAAAAGAATGACTGTATTGGTTATCCTGCTTGCGATGCTGTTGTCCGGTTGCGGAGTTTTGAACGAAGTCAATCAATCTCTCAATTATGTCAACCAAGCGACCACCTATATCAATGAAGCCAGCGCGTTCGCCGAAGACATCACTGCTCTATCTGAGCAAATCTTAACCGATCCAGAGGCACGAGCGCAATTATTGCAGAAGCTGGATGACATGAAGCAGCGCATCCAGGATTTCAACGGCATCGAGCCGCCTAAGATCGCTCAGCAAATTCATGAAAAGCTAGTTACTTACAATGACACCCTGCAACAAGGAATCAACGACACCATACAGCAAATACAAACGGGAGTATGGGATCCGCAGATGCTGCAAAACTCCGGCTTGCTGGAGACCATCGGGCAAATTACGAATATTTTAGATCAGTTAAATCAACTTGGATAA
- a CDS encoding nicotinate phosphoribosyltransferase: protein MNYDNLTLHTDKYQINMMYAHWVQGSHNQKAVFEVYFRKLPFGNGYAVFAGLERIVHYIQSLSFGEEELQFLSGEEENYQSEFLEQLRAFRFTGNLYAAPEGTLVFPNEPLIRVEARIFEAQLVETAILNFMNYQTLIATKASRIKQAAPHDILMEFGSRRAQEADAAVWGARAAYISGFHATSNVRAGMLFGIPTKGTHAHSWVQGHESEEEAFRKYAESLPDQVTLLVDTYDTLKSGIPNAIKTAKMLEKQGKRLQSIRLDSGDLTYLSKSSRQLLDEAGLSYVKIIASNDLDENIIFNLKADGAPIDIWGVGTQLITAGDQPSLGGVYKLAAREKDGVYEPVIKISGNPEKITNPGIKEVYRIVNKKTGKAEADYIALQHEEDVRQGKQLLLFDPIHPYRNKMIEDYEAITLLTPVFSQGQLVYRLPSLSQIQAYHEDQLKLFWPEYLRKLNPEHYRVNLSQKAWDLKMKLIHKYNG from the coding sequence ATGAATTATGACAATTTGACGCTTCACACGGATAAATACCAAATTAATATGATGTATGCGCACTGGGTGCAGGGATCGCACAACCAAAAGGCCGTGTTTGAGGTTTATTTCCGAAAGCTTCCATTTGGTAATGGTTATGCCGTTTTTGCAGGCTTGGAGCGTATTGTGCATTACATACAAAGTTTATCTTTTGGCGAAGAAGAGCTTCAATTTTTAAGTGGTGAAGAAGAGAATTACCAAAGTGAATTTCTGGAGCAATTAAGGGCTTTCCGTTTTACAGGCAATCTGTATGCGGCTCCGGAAGGAACTCTCGTTTTCCCGAATGAACCCTTAATCCGAGTGGAAGCCAGAATTTTTGAGGCCCAACTGGTAGAAACCGCTATTCTCAACTTTATGAATTATCAGACCTTGATTGCCACCAAAGCATCGCGAATCAAACAGGCAGCGCCTCATGATATCCTGATGGAATTCGGGTCGAGAAGGGCTCAAGAAGCAGACGCTGCTGTGTGGGGGGCAAGAGCGGCATACATCTCGGGCTTTCATGCCACTTCTAATGTAAGAGCAGGAATGCTTTTTGGCATTCCAACGAAAGGGACCCATGCTCATTCATGGGTTCAGGGCCATGAGTCGGAGGAAGAAGCGTTCCGCAAATATGCTGAATCTTTGCCCGATCAGGTCACGTTGCTTGTGGACACCTATGATACGCTGAAAAGCGGTATCCCTAATGCGATTAAAACCGCAAAAATGCTTGAAAAACAAGGGAAAAGATTGCAGTCCATTCGGCTGGACAGCGGGGATTTAACCTATCTTTCCAAAAGTTCCCGGCAGTTGTTAGACGAAGCGGGACTTTCATATGTTAAGATCATCGCTTCAAACGATTTGGATGAGAACATCATTTTTAATCTCAAGGCCGATGGGGCGCCCATTGATATTTGGGGAGTAGGCACACAATTGATCACTGCGGGGGATCAGCCCTCTCTTGGAGGGGTGTATAAGTTAGCAGCAAGGGAAAAAGACGGTGTGTATGAACCGGTGATTAAAATTTCCGGAAACCCTGAAAAAATAACGAACCCCGGTATTAAAGAGGTTTATCGCATCGTCAATAAAAAGACAGGCAAAGCAGAGGCAGACTATATTGCTTTGCAGCATGAAGAAGACGTCCGGCAAGGAAAACAGCTGCTGCTCTTCGATCCGATCCATCCCTATCGAAATAAAATGATCGAGGACTATGAAGCAATAACGCTTCTAACCCCGGTATTTTCTCAAGGGCAATTAGTGTATCGATTACCTTCATTGAGTCAAATCCAAGCCTATCATGAAGATCAGTTAAAGCTCTTCTGGCCGGAATATTTGCGCAAGCTCAACCCTGAGCATTACCGAGTAAATCTCAGCCAGAAGGCGTGGGATCTGAAGATGAAGCTAATTCACAAGTATAACGGGTAG
- a CDS encoding glutaredoxin family protein gives MSNTSNVIVYSSENCPYCMQLKKYLKDQQVDFEERNISLNEEYANELESMGISSVPLTVIGEHKILGMNITRLKKALAE, from the coding sequence ATGTCTAACACGTCCAATGTCATTGTTTATTCCAGCGAGAACTGCCCTTACTGCATGCAGCTTAAAAAATACTTAAAGGACCAGCAAGTCGATTTCGAAGAGAGAAACATCTCCTTGAATGAAGAATATGCCAATGAGCTTGAAAGCATGGGCATCAGCTCCGTACCGCTTACAGTGATCGGAGAGCATAAAATACTGGGCATGAACATTACTCGACTCAAGAAAGCATTGGCGGAATAA
- a CDS encoding FAD-dependent oxidoreductase yields the protein MYDVIIIGGGPAGASAAVYTARSELKTIVLDKAPGAGALALTHKIANYPGVAEELSGKELLERIREQARGFGAEFKQASITAVDLTGDTKYVFTSEGMFEGRAVIVATGSKGRNRMLPGEEKLLGMGVSTCATCDGAFYKGQEVAVIGDTEEALEEAAALTKFVSKIHFIVPRPELQGVSHAPELEQTQMYYRTRPLEIVGEDHVTGLRIKSSDGNEQLLNIEGVFVFMSGSKPGTDFLDGQVPLDKDGFMVLDELMQSPVSGVFGAGEVRRTPVKQAVVAAADGAIAAMAVDKFIHKREQLVPQYK from the coding sequence GTGTACGATGTCATTATCATCGGTGGAGGGCCTGCGGGAGCTTCGGCAGCCGTTTACACCGCAAGAAGTGAACTGAAAACGATAGTGCTGGATAAAGCGCCAGGTGCAGGAGCCTTGGCCCTAACCCATAAAATTGCCAATTACCCCGGCGTAGCGGAAGAGCTCAGCGGAAAGGAACTGCTTGAGCGTATCCGGGAGCAGGCACGAGGATTTGGAGCTGAATTCAAGCAAGCTTCCATAACCGCTGTTGATTTAACCGGAGATACGAAGTACGTGTTCACGTCCGAGGGAATGTTCGAGGGCAGAGCCGTGATCGTCGCGACAGGTTCGAAGGGACGCAACCGGATGCTTCCGGGAGAGGAAAAGCTGCTTGGCATGGGCGTCAGTACCTGCGCCACCTGCGACGGAGCTTTCTACAAGGGCCAAGAGGTCGCGGTGATCGGCGATACGGAGGAAGCTCTGGAGGAAGCCGCCGCGCTCACCAAGTTCGTATCCAAGATTCATTTCATCGTTCCCCGTCCCGAGCTTCAAGGCGTGTCTCATGCGCCAGAGCTGGAACAAACGCAAATGTATTACCGAACCAGACCGCTTGAGATCGTCGGAGAAGATCATGTTACCGGCCTGCGCATCAAATCCTCCGACGGGAATGAGCAGCTGCTCAATATCGAAGGAGTCTTCGTATTCATGTCGGGCAGCAAACCGGGCACAGACTTTCTAGATGGCCAAGTACCGCTTGACAAAGACGGTTTCATGGTGCTTGATGAGTTAATGCAATCCCCGGTATCAGGTGTGTTCGGAGCAGGAGAGGTGCGCCGCACTCCGGTGAAGCAAGCCGTTGTGGCCGCAGCCGACGGCGCGATCGCCGCCATGGCCGTTGATAAATTCATCCATAAACGCGAACAACTGGTCCCGCAATATAAATAA
- a CDS encoding metalloregulator ArsR/SmtB family transcription factor has product MDKVLNEQCDDPCTGTGLIAELKRDLIPEPTAAALADVFKVLGDPTRVKIIYTLLETELCVHDLTLVLDMGQSAVSHQLRYLRNLRIVKRRKAGKTVFYSLDDEHIEQIFVQMLQHVKHG; this is encoded by the coding sequence GTGGACAAGGTGCTTAACGAACAATGCGATGATCCCTGCACGGGCACCGGTCTTATTGCCGAATTGAAACGGGATTTGATTCCGGAACCGACTGCAGCGGCGCTTGCCGATGTATTCAAAGTGCTGGGGGACCCGACCCGGGTAAAAATTATATATACGCTGCTGGAAACAGAACTTTGTGTGCACGACCTGACGCTAGTGCTGGATATGGGGCAGTCGGCGGTTTCTCATCAGCTGCGTTACTTGCGCAATCTTCGCATTGTGAAGCGCCGCAAAGCGGGCAAAACTGTGTTTTACTCGCTAGACGACGAGCATATCGAACAAATCTTCGTTCAGATGCTTCAGCATGTGAAGCACGGATAA
- a CDS encoding M23 family metallopeptidase, with protein MVASCARALAAVLVFTLLTSTTLWPAEKQASASAPSVSSKPAPKTGKEANGMKAVFAERKDLFDKVSTLTGIPWNYLAAIDQYERTLNLAKKRPVKDSPVAIYFTDLQWGGMFNPDHEDTNEQSIMLFGGMGRDGSGDGIADRLNDLDRLYSMAVYLLNKGSSEEDLGIGLWEYYQNNRSVERIQQFARIYGTFDTLDLHEHSFVMPLGSNYSYRSTWGASRGWGGFRIHEGTDLFAGYGVPVRSATYGIVEVMGWNPYGGWRIGIRDLNNVYHYYAHLSGFNKKEVKQGVIVKPGQVVGWVGSSGYGKPGTSGKFPPHLHYGLYRDNGLTDWSFDPYPHLRKWEREERMRRKR; from the coding sequence ATGGTTGCAAGTTGTGCCCGGGCTTTAGCTGCTGTGCTTGTCTTCACGCTGCTGACAAGCACAACGCTCTGGCCCGCGGAGAAACAAGCCTCCGCCTCCGCCCCTTCCGTTTCCTCAAAGCCTGCCCCCAAAACCGGCAAAGAGGCAAACGGGATGAAAGCGGTGTTTGCAGAGCGGAAGGATCTGTTCGATAAGGTAAGTACGTTAACCGGCATTCCCTGGAACTACTTGGCTGCCATTGATCAATATGAGCGAACTCTTAACTTAGCCAAAAAGCGTCCCGTCAAAGACAGCCCGGTGGCCATCTACTTTACGGATCTTCAGTGGGGCGGTATGTTCAATCCCGATCATGAGGATACGAATGAGCAAAGCATCATGCTGTTCGGCGGCATGGGCCGTGACGGTTCCGGAGACGGAATAGCGGATCGGTTGAACGATCTCGATCGCCTGTATTCGATGGCTGTTTATCTGCTGAACAAAGGGAGCTCGGAAGAGGACCTTGGTATCGGATTGTGGGAATACTATCAAAATAACCGGAGCGTGGAGCGTATTCAGCAATTCGCCCGAATTTACGGTACGTTCGACACCCTAGACCTGCATGAGCACAGCTTTGTGATGCCGCTTGGCTCCAATTACTCGTACCGAAGCACATGGGGCGCCAGCCGAGGCTGGGGTGGTTTCCGGATACATGAAGGGACGGATCTGTTCGCCGGATACGGGGTCCCGGTACGCAGCGCCACCTACGGCATCGTCGAGGTTATGGGCTGGAATCCTTACGGTGGCTGGCGGATCGGCATTCGGGACTTGAACAATGTGTACCACTACTACGCCCATTTGTCCGGATTTAACAAAAAAGAAGTGAAGCAGGGCGTCATCGTCAAACCCGGCCAAGTGGTCGGATGGGTCGGCAGCTCCGGCTACGGAAAACCGGGAACGTCCGGTAAATTTCCTCCGCACCTGCATTACGGGCTTTACCGGGATAACGGACTGACCGATTGGTCGTTCGATCCGTATCCCCATCTGCGCAAGTGGGAGCGCGAGGAGCGTATGAGGCGCAAAAGATAA
- the larC gene encoding nickel insertion protein, producing the protein MAFEHREEHLDDQMLILQANIDDMNPELCSYITDLLLEQGANDVYWIPIIMKKGRPGVMLNVLTDDSGVERMEGVIFRETTTLGLRYVRASCHRLGRKFHAVDTPWGPIHVKAGFHQGELVQFAPEFKECEQAAKTHGVPLKMVYDEVRRRFMEGPGNV; encoded by the coding sequence ATGGCATTTGAACACCGTGAGGAGCATCTGGACGATCAGATGCTGATTTTGCAGGCGAATATTGATGACATGAACCCCGAGTTGTGTTCATATATTACGGATTTGCTTTTGGAACAAGGGGCAAACGATGTATATTGGATTCCGATCATTATGAAAAAGGGCCGTCCTGGGGTCATGCTCAATGTACTGACGGACGATTCGGGAGTGGAGCGGATGGAGGGGGTTATTTTTCGTGAAACGACCACGCTGGGGCTTCGTTATGTGCGAGCATCGTGCCATCGGCTGGGTAGGAAGTTTCATGCTGTCGATACGCCGTGGGGCCCGATTCATGTCAAAGCGGGGTTTCACCAAGGAGAGCTCGTACAGTTTGCGCCGGAATTCAAAGAGTGCGAGCAGGCGGCTAAAACGCACGGAGTACCGCTGAAAATGGTGTACGATGAGGTGCGCAGGAGGTTTATGGAGGGACCGGGGAACGTATAA
- a CDS encoding LarC family nickel insertion protein, which translates to MKILYLDCFSGISGDMTLGALVDAGADRHYIEEELRKIQIEPFTLEWKRVNKRGISALKLDVLLDPDTPPKHHRHYSEIVELIHHAGFNERVVKLSLSIFEKIGIAEAKIHNIPIERVHFHEVGAIDSIVDVIGVALAIDSLNIEKIVSSAVPLGSGTVHCDHGIYPVPAPATLEMMRGLPIAHTEYSLEMTTPTGAGIIAGLVDEFAKGLPPMIVETIGYGAGTRDLPEQPNVLRAVLGKADPYANKWHVHHEAVHHEHPHHHSHYDEDHHHHKHDHDHEHLHDHEHEHHHEHRNHQGGLCHEPRHESSCTHG; encoded by the coding sequence ATGAAAATTTTGTATTTGGACTGCTTCTCCGGCATTAGCGGGGACATGACACTCGGTGCGCTTGTGGATGCAGGCGCCGACCGTCATTATATTGAAGAGGAGCTTCGCAAAATCCAGATCGAACCGTTCACGCTGGAATGGAAGCGAGTCAACAAACGCGGCATATCCGCGCTAAAGCTGGATGTCCTGTTGGACCCGGACACTCCTCCGAAGCACCATCGGCATTACTCGGAAATTGTGGAACTGATTCATCATGCAGGCTTCAACGAACGGGTGGTCAAGCTTAGCCTCTCTATCTTTGAAAAAATCGGCATAGCTGAAGCCAAAATTCACAATATACCCATCGAAAGAGTACACTTTCATGAAGTCGGTGCCATTGATTCCATCGTTGACGTCATCGGTGTGGCGCTGGCTATCGATTCTCTGAATATCGAGAAAATCGTTTCCTCCGCTGTCCCGCTCGGTTCGGGCACTGTGCATTGCGACCATGGCATTTATCCTGTGCCTGCTCCTGCCACACTCGAAATGATGAGAGGACTTCCCATTGCCCATACCGAATATTCTCTGGAAATGACGACTCCAACCGGAGCCGGTATCATAGCCGGTCTAGTGGATGAATTCGCCAAAGGCCTTCCGCCAATGATTGTGGAAACCATCGGTTACGGGGCGGGAACCCGGGATTTGCCTGAGCAGCCAAATGTGCTTCGCGCGGTCCTAGGAAAAGCAGACCCCTATGCGAACAAATGGCATGTTCATCACGAAGCAGTTCACCATGAGCATCCCCATCACCATAGTCATTACGACGAGGACCACCATCACCATAAACATGATCATGACCACGAGCATCTCCATGATCATGAGCATGAGCATCACCATGAGCATCGCAACCATCAAGGAGGACTTTGTCACGAGCCAAGGCACGAATCCTCCTGCACTCACGGATAA
- the larB gene encoding nickel pincer cofactor biosynthesis protein LarB gives MMNTDQILKLVASGDLDITDAKRLLLEAAGYQKTGTEAQSVDDSLGYAQLDLKREARTGFPEVIFGEGKSAEQIAAIFERLMANTDRVLATRVSEEKAAFILERIPAATYHNEARAISWRPDSPANVKCGYIAVVCAGTSDVPVAEEAAVTAECMGCRVERVYDVGVAGIHRLFRRLPLIRGASAVVVVAGMEGALASVVGGLVAVPIIAVPTSIGYGASFQGMAALLSMLNACAPGISVVNIDNGFGGGYNASLIHHNRIKRDEE, from the coding sequence ATGATGAATACAGATCAGATTTTGAAGCTTGTAGCGTCAGGAGATCTCGATATTACCGATGCCAAACGTTTACTTCTGGAGGCTGCCGGATACCAGAAAACAGGAACCGAAGCCCAGTCTGTGGACGACTCCCTAGGGTATGCGCAGCTTGACCTAAAGCGAGAGGCAAGAACCGGCTTTCCCGAAGTTATCTTTGGAGAGGGAAAATCGGCTGAGCAAATCGCCGCGATCTTCGAGCGGCTCATGGCCAACACGGACCGGGTGCTTGCTACGCGTGTGAGCGAGGAGAAAGCCGCTTTCATACTGGAGCGCATACCCGCAGCGACGTATCATAACGAAGCTCGGGCCATTTCATGGCGGCCCGATAGTCCCGCTAACGTGAAGTGCGGGTACATCGCCGTCGTGTGCGCCGGTACATCCGACGTACCTGTTGCCGAAGAAGCCGCAGTTACCGCCGAGTGCATGGGCTGCCGCGTAGAGCGTGTATACGATGTCGGCGTCGCCGGCATCCACCGTTTATTCCGCAGGCTCCCGCTGATCCGAGGCGCTAGCGCCGTCGTCGTAGTAGCCGGCATGGAAGGCGCGCTTGCCAGCGTGGTAGGGGGTCTTGTTGCGGTTCCCATCATTGCTGTTCCAACAAGCATTGGCTACGGCGCAAGCTTTCAAGGCATGGCCGCGCTGCTGTCCATGCTAAACGCCTGTGCACCAGGCATCTCCGTCGTCAACATCGATAATGGCTTCGGCGGCGGTTATAATGCATCATTAATTCATCACAACCGGATAAAGAGGGATGAAGAATGA
- the lipA gene encoding lipoyl synthase yields the protein MATRQIERKPDWLKIKLATGDNYKELKNMMRGKTLHTVCEEAKCPNIHECWANRTATFMILGDICTRACRFCAVKTGLPTELDLQEPERVAEAAEQMGLRHVVVTSVARDDLEDGGASIFAATVRALKERLPLAGVEVLIPDFEGNEEALRKVLEAKPNILNHNVETVERLSDKVRAKAKYRRSIELLERSKRIAPTIPTKSSIMLGVGEEWGEILQTMDDLRAVDCNIMTIGQYLQPSMNHLPVMQYYTPEQFAELKQEGMKRGFSHVESGPLVRSSYHAHDQVKSAQQS from the coding sequence ATGGCGACTCGACAGATAGAACGTAAACCCGATTGGCTCAAGATTAAGCTGGCTACCGGTGATAATTACAAGGAATTAAAAAATATGATGCGCGGCAAGACTCTACATACCGTGTGTGAAGAGGCGAAGTGTCCGAATATTCACGAATGCTGGGCGAACCGGACGGCGACTTTCATGATTCTTGGAGATATTTGTACAAGGGCATGCCGATTCTGCGCGGTAAAGACAGGTCTGCCGACGGAGCTCGACCTTCAGGAGCCTGAGCGTGTGGCCGAGGCAGCGGAACAAATGGGTCTGCGGCACGTAGTTGTCACATCTGTGGCACGGGACGATTTGGAGGACGGCGGGGCATCAATTTTCGCGGCAACAGTCCGCGCTTTGAAGGAGCGTCTGCCGCTCGCCGGCGTGGAAGTGCTGATTCCCGATTTTGAAGGGAATGAAGAAGCGCTGCGCAAAGTACTTGAGGCTAAACCGAACATTCTGAACCACAATGTAGAGACAGTGGAGCGTCTGTCCGATAAGGTGCGGGCCAAGGCCAAGTACCGCCGTTCGATTGAGCTCCTGGAGCGCTCCAAGCGAATCGCACCAACCATTCCGACGAAATCGAGCATCATGCTGGGTGTAGGGGAAGAGTGGGGAGAGATTCTGCAAACGATGGATGACTTGCGGGCGGTGGACTGTAATATTATGACGATTGGCCAATATCTGCAGCCCAGTATGAATCATTTGCCGGTCATGCAATATTACACGCCTGAGCAGTTTGCCGAGCTAAAGCAGGAAGGGATGAAGCGCGGCTTCAGCCATGTGGAATCCGGTCCGCTCGTGCGCAGTTCATACCATGCGCATGACCAAGTGAAATCGGCGCAGCAGTCGTAA